Proteins from one Plasmodium relictum strain SGS1 genome assembly, chromosome: 10 genomic window:
- the PSOP12 gene encoding secreted ookinete protein, putative, with translation MVIPKKISYFFYLICILANIVKNLGNNIVNYKNYTIKHNDQCKKQQYVYFLKKMYKLCYLWYDMDDSYQKILVQTIKNDKWEIKSELIYNKETTNYLYYSYVINEKLIVVNCFSNSRLQKYECIRSVSNDGIHFENMSTSFSMIPHDISSINDYSSQPFYFKEKNYLLICSLNGNISWDKKPKLFITCTASSDNGVNWGTIFRFYYVSPDFNYNRLKPVINGRSIGFHFTKYKNNIWARDYIECNYNTDFDFECNPIDLQKDKKNLQAVLKIDNNYVSSYMGKDDFLCYLYYTSENIILIKTEIKRNKRGDCNPRDLIMLDNLKFVLIYADGMNIDGFSKYYCINN, from the exons atgGTAATTCCAAAGAAAATatcttatttcttttatttgatTTGTATATTAGCCAATATAGTAAAAAATTTGGGTAATAATATTgtgaattataaaaattatacaatAAAACATAATGATCAGTGCAAGAAACAACAATATGTATactttcttaaaaaaatgtataaattGTGTTATTTATGGTATGATATGGATGATTCTTACCAAAAAATATTAGTTCaaacaattaaaaatgataaatggGAAATAAAATCAGaactaatatataataaagaaacTACGAATTATTTGTACTACAGCTAtgtaattaatgaaaaattaattgtTGTAAATTGTTTTTCTAATTCAAGAttacaaaaatatgaatGCATTCGTTCAGTTAGTAATGATGGGATTCATTTTGAAAATATGAGTACAAGTTTTTCTATGATACCTCATGATATTTCTTCTATAAACGACTATTCTTCACaaccattttattttaaagaaaaaaattatttattaatatgttCTCTGAATGGAAATATATCTTGGGATAAAAAACccaaattatttattacttGCACTGCTAGCAGTGATAATGGAGTAAATTGGGg tacaATTTTTCGATTTTATTATGTTAGTCCagattttaattataatagatTAAAACCTGTAATAAATGGTAGGTCAATAGGTTTTCACTTTACtaaatataagaataatatttGGGCTCGAGATTATATAGAATGCAATTATAATACCGATTTTGATTTCGAATGCAATCCTATAGATTTAcaaaaagacaaaaaaaatttacaagcAGTATTGAAAATAGATAATAATTATGTTTCTTCTTATATGGGTAAAGATGATTTTTTGTGTTACTTATATTATACATctgaaaatattattttaataaaaacagaaattaaaagaaataagagAGGTGATTGTAACCCTCGTGATCTTATTATGTTAGATAATTTGAAGTTCGTATTAATATATGCTGATGGAATGAATATAGATGGTTTTAGTAAATATTATTGTATTAATAATTAG